One window of the Runella slithyformis DSM 19594 genome contains the following:
- a CDS encoding polysaccharide deacetylase family protein, with amino-acid sequence MLLVIIGLSVPAVLTFLLLRKTGQKIRILMYHKVDPHHRDMLTVTSEQLETHLDYLQKQGYEFLRTQHLSNRSLSVSKGVLITFDDAYVNNLEYAYPVLKKYNARATLFVPSGYAGQSSQWDIKAEPLLSPEQLRQLDTDVFELGLHSHTHRHYGKLTAAEIEEDLRQNIRFFNQHRLPFVPVFAYPYGGRPKDKSVKRQMQHTMATLGITFAFRIGNRLNRFPFSDPYEIQRIDIRGTDTLEDFARKVKWGKQF; translated from the coding sequence ATGTTGCTTGTCATCATTGGGTTGTCAGTGCCTGCAGTATTGACCTTCTTACTGCTCCGTAAGACAGGGCAGAAAATACGCATCCTGATGTACCACAAAGTAGACCCTCACCACCGCGACATGCTGACTGTCACCTCAGAACAACTTGAAACACACCTTGATTATTTGCAAAAACAAGGGTACGAGTTTCTTCGTACTCAACACCTTTCCAACCGATCGCTTTCTGTATCCAAAGGTGTTTTGATCACTTTTGATGATGCTTATGTCAATAACTTGGAATATGCGTATCCTGTTTTAAAAAAATATAACGCCCGTGCTACGCTGTTCGTTCCTTCGGGCTATGCCGGGCAGTCCAGTCAATGGGATATAAAAGCAGAGCCGCTTTTGTCGCCCGAGCAGCTTCGACAATTGGATACCGACGTCTTTGAACTTGGTCTTCACTCACATACGCATCGTCATTATGGAAAATTGACCGCCGCCGAAATCGAAGAAGATCTGCGCCAAAATATTCGGTTTTTCAACCAACATCGTCTCCCTTTTGTGCCTGTGTTTGCGTATCCCTACGGCGGTCGCCCCAAAGACAAATCCGTTAAGCGCCAAATGCAGCACACGATGGCAACCTTGGGTATTACATTTGCCTTCCGAATCGGCAATCGCCTCAACCGCTTTCCTTTTTCCGATCCCTACGAAATCCAACGAATCGATATTCGCGGCACAGATACCTTAGAAGACTTTGCCCGCAAAGTAAAATGGGGAAAACAATTTTAA
- a CDS encoding ribonucleotide-diphosphate reductase subunit beta, translated as MSNLLDASEEPLLVEDPHRFVLFPIKHHDIWQFYKNHEAAFWTAEEIDLASDMQDWDKLNDGERHFISHVLAFFAASDGIVNENLAVNFLKEVQYAEAKCFYGFQIAMENIHSETYSLLIDTYIKDPVEKDRMLRAIETIPCVQKKAEWALRWIGNGTFAERLIAFAAVEGIFFSGSFCSIFWLKKRGLMKGLSFSNELISRDEGLHRDFACLLYTDHIVNKLPEETVYSLIKDAVAIEQEFVTESLPVSLIGMNSKLMNEYIEFVADHLLLSLGLQKVYNAVNPFDFMDMISLQGKTNFFEKKVGEYQKAGVKNSSKEREVQQLSFDADF; from the coding sequence ATGTCAAATTTATTAGATGCTTCTGAAGAGCCGTTATTGGTTGAAGACCCCCACCGTTTTGTGCTTTTTCCGATCAAGCACCACGACATTTGGCAATTTTACAAAAACCACGAAGCGGCCTTTTGGACAGCGGAAGAGATTGACCTTGCCTCTGATATGCAGGATTGGGATAAGCTGAATGATGGCGAGCGCCATTTCATTTCGCACGTGTTGGCTTTTTTTGCAGCCTCAGATGGGATTGTAAATGAAAATCTGGCGGTCAATTTTCTGAAAGAAGTACAGTATGCAGAAGCCAAATGTTTCTATGGATTTCAAATTGCCATGGAAAACATTCACTCTGAAACGTATTCGTTGCTGATAGATACGTACATCAAAGACCCGGTGGAAAAAGACAGAATGCTGCGGGCCATTGAAACCATCCCCTGCGTGCAGAAAAAAGCCGAATGGGCTTTGCGCTGGATAGGCAACGGTACCTTTGCCGAGCGGCTGATTGCGTTTGCGGCCGTGGAAGGGATTTTCTTTTCGGGCTCGTTCTGTTCTATCTTCTGGTTAAAAAAACGCGGTTTGATGAAAGGACTTTCTTTCTCCAATGAGCTTATCTCCCGCGATGAAGGCCTGCACCGTGATTTTGCCTGTCTGCTTTACACCGACCACATTGTCAATAAGTTGCCCGAAGAAACGGTGTACTCTTTAATTAAGGATGCAGTGGCCATTGAGCAGGAATTTGTGACCGAATCCTTGCCCGTCTCGTTGATTGGAATGAACTCAAAATTGATGAATGAGTACATAGAGTTCGTGGCTGATCACTTGTTGCTGTCGTTGGGCTTGCAAAAAGTGTATAATGCCGTTAATCCGTTTGACTTTATGGACATGATCTCATTGCAGGGAAAAACCAATTTCTTCGAGAAAAAAGTGGGTGAGTACCAGAAAGCAGGGGTAAAAAATTCCAGCAAAGAAAGAGAAGTACAGCAACTTAGCTTTGACGCTGATTTTTAG
- a CDS encoding Hsp20/alpha crystallin family protein produces the protein MHHQGRCGYGHPGMGYGHQGRRFGRAFGGGAFRVPVNVLKTESTYEIFVIAPDRAKEEFKISLKGNELTVSYQAKEEATDNKNWIRTEFRKASFERSFFVDETIDSAAIKAEYQNGILQVTLPIIPGSEQPAQEIFVA, from the coding sequence ATGCATCACCAAGGAAGATGTGGCTACGGGCACCCCGGCATGGGGTACGGCCACCAAGGACGGCGATTCGGCAGGGCCTTTGGCGGCGGCGCTTTTCGCGTCCCGGTCAATGTTTTGAAGACCGAAAGCACCTACGAAATTTTCGTCATTGCGCCCGACCGCGCCAAAGAAGAGTTTAAGATCAGCCTCAAAGGCAACGAACTGACAGTCTCCTATCAGGCCAAAGAAGAGGCGACAGACAACAAAAATTGGATTCGTACGGAATTCCGAAAAGCGTCTTTTGAGCGCAGTTTTTTTGTCGACGAAACGATTGACTCGGCGGCCATTAAAGCCGAGTACCAAAACGGGATTTTGCAGGTAACCCTCCCGATCATTCCCGGCTCGGAACAACCCGCACAGGAGATATTTGTGGCCTAA
- the trhO gene encoding oxygen-dependent tRNA uridine(34) hydroxylase TrhO, translating into MKPYSVLLYYQYVPIKDTEAYRDAQHEFCVKNNLLGRIIIAPEGLNGTVSGLADDCEAYMKWVKEDPRFATIDFKVEYHEAHAFQKLHVRLKEEIVNSDLPVDPLKQTGVHLEPAEFKQLLQEDPDLVIIDMRSNYEHSVGKFKGAITFDMENLRELPDHIKEIEHLKGQGKKIVTYCTGGIKCEKASAYLLDQGFDNVYQLHGGIIKYGLEAGGEDFEGKCYVFDNRLTVDVNQVNPKVISKCYVCGTASDRMVNCANNDCNIHVAMCEDCGWKMEGACSEECKCSPNKRVYNGTGYYPKKSDHYTPLQGLKSFKKSMKKEEA; encoded by the coding sequence ATGAAGCCTTACAGTGTCCTTTTGTATTATCAATACGTGCCCATCAAAGATACCGAAGCGTACCGCGACGCGCAGCACGAGTTTTGTGTAAAAAATAATTTGCTCGGCCGAATCATCATCGCTCCCGAAGGGCTCAATGGTACCGTTTCGGGTTTGGCAGACGATTGCGAAGCCTATATGAAATGGGTCAAAGAAGACCCGCGTTTTGCCACCATTGATTTTAAAGTGGAATACCACGAAGCGCACGCATTTCAGAAACTGCACGTGCGGCTGAAAGAAGAGATCGTTAATTCGGACTTGCCCGTTGACCCGCTCAAACAAACCGGGGTGCATTTGGAGCCGGCGGAATTTAAGCAACTGCTTCAGGAAGACCCTGACTTGGTGATTATAGACATGCGCTCCAACTACGAGCACAGCGTTGGAAAATTTAAGGGGGCTATTACGTTCGACATGGAAAACCTGCGCGAACTCCCCGACCATATCAAAGAGATCGAGCACCTCAAAGGGCAGGGCAAGAAAATCGTCACCTATTGCACGGGTGGTATCAAGTGCGAAAAAGCGAGCGCGTATCTTTTAGACCAAGGCTTTGATAATGTCTACCAACTCCACGGCGGCATCATCAAATACGGACTGGAGGCGGGCGGCGAAGATTTTGAGGGAAAATGCTATGTATTCGACAACCGCCTGACGGTGGATGTTAACCAAGTAAACCCCAAAGTGATTTCGAAATGCTACGTGTGCGGTACGGCCTCCGACCGCATGGTCAACTGCGCCAACAACGACTGCAATATCCACGTAGCGATGTGCGAAGATTGTGGCTGGAAAATGGAAGGGGCCTGCTCTGAAGAATGTAAATGCAGTCCCAACAAGCGCGTCTACAACGGCACCGGCTACTATCCTAAAAAGAGCGACCATTATACGCCGTTGCAGGGATTGAAAAGCTTCAAAAAATCAATGAAAAAGGAGGAGGCGTGA
- a CDS encoding helix-turn-helix domain-containing protein: MKAKYKPSDYEILRRRCVELKEAGWKQKDITSALGLTEGWVSQTLKKYRELGAEGLLARKPPGSLPKLTSEQLSQLVEELKQGAVSHGFPGHIWTRSRVNELIGRLFGVSYDLTQVGRILKKLGWSLQKPAKKARQQSKQKVQQWREETVPELKKSRG, from the coding sequence ATGAAAGCAAAATACAAACCATCAGATTACGAAATACTACGTCGCCGCTGCGTGGAGTTGAAAGAAGCGGGTTGGAAGCAGAAGGACATCACCTCGGCTCTTGGACTGACCGAGGGCTGGGTAAGCCAGACGCTGAAAAAGTATCGGGAGTTGGGGGCGGAAGGCTTGCTGGCCCGAAAGCCGCCAGGTTCGTTGCCTAAACTGACGTCAGAACAGCTTTCGCAGCTTGTCGAAGAGCTTAAACAAGGTGCTGTCAGCCACGGTTTTCCCGGCCACATCTGGACACGCTCTCGTGTCAACGAGTTGATTGGCAGGCTATTCGGTGTCAGCTACGACCTAACGCAGGTGGGGCGTATCCTAAAAAAACTGGGATGGAGCTTGCAGAAGCCCGCCAAAAAGGCTCGCCAGCAGAGCAAGCAGAAAGTCCAGCAGTGGCGGGAAGAGACGGTACCGGAATTAAAAAAAAGCCGAGGATGA
- a CDS encoding D-TA family PLP-dependent enzyme, whose amino-acid sequence MTPTSWYQLQDEAQADSPSLLIYKERTQQNIAVMINIAGGADRLYTHVKTNKMPEVVKLMLDAGISKFKCATIAEAEMAAIAGAKHLVIAHQLVGPKIERFVALCQKYPEVFFASLIDTEAIANDHNAIFERHGLTANIFLDVNNGMDRSGHPLNDTIPALYKHLHALPNVQCHGLHVYDGHLRTPDFETRKHEVDAGFVDVQHFVESITEAGLPKPIIIAGGTPTFTSHALRNETYCSPGTCVLWDWGYGDKLPEQPFEYAALVLTRVISKPQKGIVTIDMGHKAVAAENPIDKRIRFLNLENYELIGQSEEHGVLKVQDWESIRVGDVLYGVPYHVCPTVNLYDEAYVVENQTITGTWQVLGRKRRITV is encoded by the coding sequence ATGACCCCAACTTCCTGGTATCAACTCCAAGATGAAGCACAGGCTGACTCTCCTTCTTTACTGATCTATAAAGAGCGCACTCAGCAAAATATCGCTGTAATGATTAACATTGCGGGAGGTGCCGATCGTCTTTATACCCACGTAAAGACCAACAAGATGCCCGAGGTCGTAAAATTGATGCTCGACGCAGGCATCTCCAAATTCAAATGTGCCACCATTGCCGAAGCTGAAATGGCGGCCATCGCAGGAGCCAAACACCTCGTTATTGCACATCAATTAGTGGGGCCGAAAATTGAACGATTCGTGGCGTTGTGCCAAAAATATCCGGAGGTATTCTTTGCCTCACTGATTGATACGGAAGCCATAGCCAACGACCATAATGCGATTTTTGAGAGACACGGCCTGACCGCAAACATTTTTTTAGATGTAAACAATGGAATGGACCGCTCAGGGCATCCTCTCAACGATACCATTCCGGCATTATACAAGCATCTGCACGCCTTGCCAAACGTACAGTGCCATGGATTACACGTCTACGACGGTCATTTGCGCACCCCGGATTTTGAAACGCGTAAACACGAAGTGGACGCGGGCTTTGTGGATGTGCAGCATTTTGTGGAATCCATCACGGAAGCAGGCCTGCCCAAGCCCATCATTATCGCGGGAGGAACACCCACGTTCACCTCACATGCCCTGCGGAATGAAACCTATTGCAGTCCGGGAACCTGCGTACTGTGGGATTGGGGCTACGGCGACAAACTCCCCGAACAACCTTTCGAATACGCCGCATTGGTGTTGACACGCGTGATTTCCAAGCCGCAAAAAGGAATCGTTACCATTGACATGGGACACAAAGCCGTCGCGGCAGAAAATCCGATCGATAAACGAATCCGTTTTTTGAATTTGGAAAACTATGAGCTCATCGGCCAGAGCGAAGAGCATGGAGTGCTCAAGGTGCAGGATTGGGAAAGCATCCGGGTGGGGGATGTGTTGTATGGTGTGCCGTATCACGTATGCCCCACGGTCAATCTGTACGACGAGGCCTATGTTGTAGAAAATCAAACCATTACCGGTACGTGGCAGGTGCTGGGAAGAAAAAGAAGAATTACGGTTTAA
- a CDS encoding deoxynucleoside kinase, with protein sequence MHIAITGNIGAGKTTLARKLSEHYKWGVLYEAVEGNPYLSDFYEDMARWSFNLQVFFLNSRFSQAQKIRSMHYQTVVQDRTIYEDAFIFAKNLADSKLMEERDYQNYLMLYETMMNAIQAPDLIVYLQADLPKLRSQIQKRGRDFEQSISDEYLLNLNELYENFAHSYLDGTLLTINVNNLDFENNPDDFDFIVQQMNKALGYR encoded by the coding sequence ATGCACATTGCTATTACCGGAAACATTGGTGCGGGTAAAACCACACTGGCACGAAAACTATCTGAACATTACAAGTGGGGCGTGCTATACGAAGCCGTAGAAGGCAACCCTTACTTATCCGATTTTTACGAGGATATGGCCCGCTGGTCGTTCAATCTACAGGTTTTCTTTCTCAACAGCCGCTTTTCACAGGCCCAGAAAATCCGCTCAATGCACTACCAAACCGTGGTACAGGACCGCACTATTTACGAAGATGCGTTCATCTTTGCCAAAAACCTGGCCGACTCCAAATTGATGGAAGAGCGCGACTACCAAAACTACCTGATGCTGTACGAAACCATGATGAATGCTATCCAGGCACCCGATCTGATCGTATATCTACAAGCCGATCTGCCCAAACTTCGCAGTCAGATCCAAAAGCGGGGACGTGACTTTGAGCAAAGCATCTCCGATGAGTATCTGCTGAATCTGAATGAATTATACGAAAATTTCGCCCACAGTTATTTGGACGGAACATTGCTGACCATTAATGTCAACAACCTTGACTTTGAAAACAATCCAGACGATTTTGATTTTATTGTTCAGCAAATGAATAAAGCATTGGGGTATCGATGA
- a CDS encoding IS630 family transposase, whose protein sequence is MVYIDESGFYLLPLVCRTWAPKGKTPIIEEKAGKEHLSLIAAMAPNGRLYVGGQDKAYNSEGVVDFLEYLCRRYRSKDLIVIWDGATIHRSQAIKDFLARKKGRVHLVALPGYSPELNPVELLWSQLKRELKNRVFLDLTDLAEVLKEKIEEVRKDTELLVSFFKKKEVAFFTG, encoded by the coding sequence ATCGTATATATCGATGAATCAGGCTTCTATCTGCTCCCCCTCGTTTGCCGTACGTGGGCACCCAAGGGTAAAACGCCCATTATCGAGGAGAAGGCGGGCAAAGAACACCTCAGTCTGATCGCCGCGATGGCCCCTAATGGGAGGCTGTACGTCGGCGGACAAGACAAGGCATACAATAGTGAGGGGGTGGTTGACTTTCTGGAGTACCTATGCCGCAGGTACCGCAGCAAGGACTTGATCGTGATCTGGGATGGCGCGACCATCCACCGTAGCCAAGCCATAAAGGACTTTTTGGCGCGCAAGAAAGGGCGCGTGCACCTTGTGGCCCTGCCTGGTTATAGCCCGGAACTGAACCCGGTCGAGTTGCTGTGGAGTCAGTTAAAAAGAGAGCTCAAAAACCGGGTATTCCTCGACCTGACAGATTTGGCCGAAGTGTTGAAAGAAAAAATTGAGGAGGTCAGAAAAGACACGGAATTGCTGGTTTCATTCTTTAAAAAGAAGGAAGTAGCTTTCTTTACAGGATAA